Proteins encoded together in one Chitinophaga sp. LS1 window:
- the nifJ gene encoding pyruvate:ferredoxin (flavodoxin) oxidoreductase: MTQETTPVIATLDGNEAVAYIAYRVNEVCAIYPITPSSTMSELADEWAAKGLKNIWGQVPDVIEMQSEGGAAGVVHGALQAGALTTTFTASQGLMLMLPNMYKIAGELTCAVFHVAARSLAAQALSIFGDHSDVMAARTTGFAMLSSASVQEAHDMALISQAATLRTRIPFMHFFDGFRTSHEINKIQLIPDTQIKSMISDTLVSEHRARSLNPDQPFIRGTAQNPDVYFQGRETVNPFYSAAPVIVQDAMNQLGELTGRQYQLFEYYGHPQAERVAVVMGSGGEVLKETVRILKDNGEKVGVILVRLFRPFSGEHLLSALPDTVEKIVVLDRTKEPGAAGEPLYQDIITHICQAYTAGRLSKLPRIIGGRYGLSSKEFTPAMAKAVLDELKNPVPKHGFTIGINDDVTYTSIEYDNAFHIEPSDRVCALFYGLGADGTVGANKNSIKIIGEETDLYAQGYFVYDSRKSGTQTVSHLRFGKDPIRAPWLVDKADFIACHKYNFISKTDMLQSARPGATFLLNSPYPAEEVWDHLPRMVQDQLIDKQMKLFVIDASKVAAAAGMGQRINTIMQTCFFALSNVLPADEAIEQIKKFIRKSYLAKGEAIVQKNFKAVDDTLAHLVRVNLPASATGSLPMDDGIPAEAPAFVQEVTAMLLEGKGDLLPVSKMPIDGTYPTGTTKWEKRNIADDVPVWESDSCIQCGNCSFVCPHSVIRSKFYHESYLEKAPEGFPSAAINARGFPETRYTLQVYLEDCTGCKLCVQACPAVDIKDASRKAINMTPKPSLANGREHIRFFESMPVNNRAELDFSTVRGAQFLEPLFEFSGACAGCGETPYVKLLTQLYGDRLLVANATGCSSIYGGNLPTTPWSVNKDKRGPAWSNSLFEDNAEFGLGMRVAADKQWEIAQTLLLSLQPVLENDVLVDAILHAPQQLESHIAEQRDRVGVLKQKLHALRGNALAAQLLAVADHLVKRSVWLIGGDGWAYDIGSSGLDHVLSTGRNVNILVLDTEVYSNTGGQMSKATPTAAIAKFAAAGKKVGKKDLAMQAISYGNVYVAQIAMGANPQQTLLALREAEAYKGPSLILAYSHCIAHGIDMEKGLTQQQLAVSSGYWPLIRYNPALREAGKNPFVLDSPRPAVSFTDYAYNETRYKALATANPAEAKRLMGLAQELVTLRYKSYENMATWKAEEFAPVA; encoded by the coding sequence ATGACACAAGAGACTACACCAGTTATTGCTACGCTGGACGGCAACGAAGCCGTGGCATATATCGCGTATCGCGTTAATGAAGTATGTGCAATTTATCCGATCACGCCTTCTTCTACCATGTCAGAACTGGCAGATGAATGGGCGGCGAAAGGATTGAAAAATATCTGGGGCCAGGTGCCGGATGTAATAGAAATGCAAAGCGAAGGTGGTGCCGCCGGTGTGGTACACGGCGCTTTGCAGGCTGGCGCATTGACCACCACTTTTACAGCATCACAGGGTCTGATGCTCATGTTACCTAATATGTACAAGATAGCCGGAGAGCTTACCTGTGCTGTGTTTCATGTGGCTGCAAGGTCACTGGCTGCACAGGCATTGTCTATCTTCGGTGATCATAGCGATGTGATGGCGGCACGTACTACAGGGTTTGCCATGTTATCGTCTGCTTCTGTGCAGGAAGCGCATGATATGGCGCTGATTAGTCAGGCAGCAACGCTACGTACACGTATTCCATTCATGCATTTTTTTGATGGATTCCGTACTTCGCATGAAATAAATAAGATACAACTGATACCCGATACCCAGATCAAAAGTATGATCAGTGATACACTCGTGAGCGAACATCGTGCACGTAGTCTGAATCCTGATCAGCCTTTTATAAGAGGTACTGCACAGAACCCGGATGTATATTTTCAGGGTCGTGAAACGGTGAATCCTTTTTATTCAGCGGCTCCTGTCATCGTGCAGGATGCCATGAATCAGTTGGGAGAATTGACCGGTCGGCAGTATCAGCTGTTTGAATATTATGGCCATCCGCAAGCAGAGAGAGTGGCAGTGGTCATGGGTTCCGGTGGAGAAGTATTGAAAGAAACCGTACGTATACTGAAGGACAATGGTGAAAAAGTAGGTGTAATATTGGTACGGTTATTCCGCCCTTTCTCCGGCGAACACCTGTTATCAGCACTGCCTGATACGGTTGAAAAGATCGTAGTACTGGATCGTACCAAGGAACCCGGTGCTGCGGGAGAACCGTTGTACCAGGATATCATTACGCACATCTGTCAGGCATATACAGCAGGTCGTTTGTCAAAACTACCACGTATTATCGGCGGTCGTTATGGCTTATCTTCAAAAGAGTTTACACCAGCAATGGCGAAAGCGGTGCTGGATGAACTCAAAAATCCGGTACCCAAACATGGATTTACGATCGGTATCAATGATGATGTCACTTATACAAGTATTGAATACGACAACGCTTTCCATATCGAACCGTCAGACAGGGTCTGCGCGCTGTTTTATGGATTAGGTGCGGATGGTACAGTAGGTGCGAATAAGAATAGTATCAAGATCATCGGTGAGGAAACCGACCTCTATGCACAGGGATATTTTGTATACGACTCACGTAAATCAGGTACGCAAACGGTTTCTCACCTGCGATTTGGGAAAGATCCTATCCGTGCGCCATGGTTGGTAGACAAAGCTGATTTTATTGCCTGTCACAAATACAATTTTATCAGTAAGACTGATATGTTGCAGAGTGCAAGGCCAGGTGCTACTTTCCTGTTGAATAGCCCATATCCTGCGGAGGAAGTGTGGGATCATCTGCCACGTATGGTGCAGGATCAATTGATAGATAAACAGATGAAGCTGTTTGTGATCGATGCCTCCAAAGTAGCTGCTGCAGCTGGTATGGGACAACGTATCAATACGATTATGCAGACCTGCTTTTTCGCGCTATCTAATGTATTGCCAGCCGATGAAGCGATTGAACAGATTAAGAAATTCATCCGCAAATCTTATCTGGCAAAAGGCGAAGCCATTGTACAGAAGAATTTCAAGGCTGTGGATGATACACTGGCACATCTGGTACGTGTAAACTTACCAGCGAGTGCTACAGGTTCATTGCCGATGGATGATGGCATTCCTGCAGAGGCACCTGCTTTTGTACAGGAAGTAACAGCGATGTTGCTGGAAGGGAAAGGCGATCTGTTGCCAGTGAGTAAAATGCCAATAGATGGTACTTATCCAACTGGTACCACGAAGTGGGAGAAAAGAAATATTGCAGATGATGTACCGGTATGGGAATCTGATAGCTGTATACAATGTGGTAACTGTAGCTTTGTGTGTCCGCATAGTGTGATCCGTTCTAAATTCTATCATGAATCTTACCTGGAAAAAGCACCTGAAGGTTTCCCATCTGCTGCCATCAATGCACGAGGTTTTCCTGAAACAAGATATACCTTACAGGTATATTTAGAAGATTGTACCGGGTGTAAACTTTGTGTACAGGCTTGTCCCGCAGTGGATATCAAAGATGCTTCCAGAAAGGCGATCAATATGACGCCAAAGCCTTCACTGGCCAATGGCCGTGAGCATATCCGCTTCTTTGAAAGTATGCCGGTGAACAATCGTGCAGAACTTGATTTCTCTACAGTGAGAGGCGCGCAATTCCTGGAACCATTATTTGAGTTCTCTGGTGCATGTGCTGGTTGTGGTGAAACACCTTATGTGAAGTTGCTGACGCAGTTGTATGGTGATAGATTACTGGTAGCAAATGCAACAGGATGTTCTTCTATTTATGGTGGTAACTTACCGACTACACCATGGTCTGTGAACAAAGATAAACGTGGTCCGGCATGGTCCAATTCCCTCTTTGAAGACAATGCAGAGTTTGGATTAGGGATGCGTGTGGCGGCAGATAAACAGTGGGAAATAGCACAGACATTGTTATTATCATTGCAACCTGTATTGGAGAATGATGTATTGGTAGATGCAATCCTGCATGCACCGCAACAATTGGAATCACACATTGCCGAACAACGCGATAGAGTAGGTGTGCTGAAACAAAAACTGCATGCACTCCGTGGAAATGCATTGGCGGCACAATTACTGGCAGTTGCAGATCATCTGGTAAAGAGAAGTGTATGGTTGATAGGTGGTGATGGATGGGCGTATGATATTGGTTCTTCAGGATTAGATCATGTGCTGTCTACAGGACGTAATGTAAATATACTGGTGTTAGATACAGAAGTATATTCCAATACAGGTGGCCAGATGTCAAAAGCGACACCTACAGCTGCGATCGCAAAATTTGCAGCAGCAGGGAAAAAAGTAGGTAAGAAAGATTTGGCCATGCAGGCGATCTCTTATGGCAATGTATATGTAGCGCAGATTGCAATGGGTGCAAATCCACAGCAAACATTGCTGGCATTGCGCGAGGCAGAAGCTTATAAAGGCCCCTCCCTGATTTTGGCATATAGTCATTGCATTGCGCATGGTATAGATATGGAGAAAGGATTGACGCAGCAACAGCTGGCAGTGTCCAGTGGGTATTGGCCATTGATCAGGTATAATCCGGCACTGCGTGAGGCTGGTAAAAATCCTTTTGTATTGGATTCACCAAGACCAGCCGTGTCATTTACAGATTATGCTTACAATGAGACGAGGTACAAAGCACTGGCTACAGCGAATCCTGCAGAGGCGAAAAGATTGATGGGATTGGCGCAGGAGTTGGTGACACTGAGGTATAAGAGTTATGAGAATATGGCTACTTGGAAGGCGGAAGAGTTTGCGCCGGTGGCATAA
- a CDS encoding NAD(P)-binding protein yields MKTNQDITLSPDLQSHSAGTGPTRTQHPVYANLLPPCNNTCPAGENIQGWLSLAQAGRYEAAWRTIMEDNPFPAVMGRVCYHTCEVQCNRTQIDSAVNIHAVERFLGDEALHKGWTIATPPSTGKRVLIVGAGPAGLSAAYHLRRKGHEVEIHEAGPIAGGMMHFGIPAYRLPRHELDQEVARICKMGVSVEYNHKVEDLLHEKEQGKFDAVFLAIGSHLSKKVDLPAKDAFKMMDAISFLKQVEEGDAPQLGRRVAIYGGGNTAMDAARTAKRLGVEDTMIIYRRDRANMPAHDFEAQEALEEGVNIHWLRSIKSVDGMTMTVEVMELVDGKPVPTGRFETLEADSLIMALGQETDTGFLKNIPGITFTPDDNVCVDSSMMTGYPGIFAGGDMVPGERNVTIAIGHGKKTARYIDAYLNNEAYTPSAKSPLIGYEKLHRWYRTYAPQGAQVVRPAEDRIAGFDEVTYGLKEKEVLFEARRCLSCGNCFECDGCFGACPQKAITKLGPGNGYSFNYDICTGCAVCSEQCSCHAIEMVPGA; encoded by the coding sequence ATGAAAACAAATCAGGACATTACTTTATCGCCTGATCTGCAAAGCCACAGTGCTGGCACCGGCCCTACAAGGACACAACATCCTGTATACGCCAACCTGCTGCCACCCTGCAACAACACCTGTCCGGCAGGTGAAAACATTCAAGGGTGGCTGTCGCTGGCCCAGGCCGGCCGTTATGAAGCCGCCTGGCGCACGATCATGGAAGACAACCCATTTCCTGCCGTCATGGGCAGGGTTTGCTATCACACCTGTGAGGTGCAATGCAATCGAACGCAAATTGACAGTGCTGTCAATATCCACGCTGTAGAAAGATTTCTTGGAGACGAAGCCTTGCATAAAGGCTGGACCATCGCTACCCCTCCGTCTACCGGCAAGCGGGTATTGATAGTCGGCGCCGGCCCTGCAGGCCTCTCTGCCGCTTATCACCTGAGGCGTAAGGGGCATGAGGTGGAAATTCATGAAGCCGGCCCTATTGCCGGTGGAATGATGCACTTTGGTATCCCCGCTTATCGCCTGCCCCGTCATGAACTGGATCAGGAAGTAGCACGCATCTGTAAAATGGGCGTTTCTGTCGAGTATAATCATAAAGTAGAAGACCTGTTGCACGAAAAAGAACAGGGCAAATTTGACGCTGTATTCCTCGCTATTGGTTCCCACCTTTCTAAAAAAGTAGACCTTCCTGCCAAAGATGCTTTCAAAATGATGGACGCTATCTCATTCCTGAAACAGGTGGAAGAGGGCGATGCACCACAACTGGGCCGCCGTGTAGCTATTTATGGTGGTGGAAACACTGCAATGGATGCCGCCCGTACTGCAAAACGACTGGGTGTGGAAGATACCATGATCATTTATCGTCGCGACCGGGCCAATATGCCTGCCCACGATTTTGAAGCACAGGAAGCCCTCGAAGAAGGTGTGAATATTCACTGGTTACGCTCTATCAAATCGGTAGATGGCATGACGATGACGGTAGAAGTGATGGAACTGGTAGACGGCAAACCTGTGCCTACAGGTCGCTTTGAAACACTGGAAGCAGACTCCCTCATCATGGCCCTGGGTCAGGAAACAGATACCGGTTTTCTGAAAAATATACCCGGCATTACATTCACTCCAGATGATAATGTGTGCGTAGACAGCAGTATGATGACGGGTTATCCCGGCATATTTGCAGGTGGTGATATGGTGCCTGGCGAAAGAAATGTAACGATCGCTATTGGTCACGGCAAAAAAACAGCCCGTTATATAGACGCTTACCTGAATAACGAAGCGTATACACCATCAGCCAAATCTCCTCTTATTGGATACGAAAAACTACATCGCTGGTACCGCACGTATGCCCCTCAGGGTGCCCAGGTGGTAAGACCTGCGGAAGACCGTATCGCTGGTTTTGACGAAGTAACCTACGGCCTTAAGGAAAAAGAAGTACTGTTTGAAGCCCGCCGGTGTTTGTCCTGTGGCAATTGCTTTGAATGCGATGGCTGCTTTGGCGCCTGTCCGCAAAAGGCAATCACAAAACTGGGACCGGGCAATGGCTATTCCTTCAATTATGATATTTGCACCGGCTGCGCAGTGTGTAGCGAGCAGTGTTCCTGCCATGCGATCGAAATGGTACCCGGAGCGTAA
- a CDS encoding IS110 family transposase — MLEPHFELILVNARHIKYVPGHKTDRNDSAWIAKLLLSGLLKGSFIPPQYTRELRELYRYKRKVIGQRSSEYNRLQNILETANIKLSTVVSDVFGVSGWSMITAIIEGEQDPMILANLAKGRLKIKKQELILALEGHLNEHHRFMLSLSKTVILQLNDLLGQVDNRIDQYLKNGRKK, encoded by the coding sequence ATACTGGAACCTCACTTTGAACTTATTCTGGTCAATGCCCGGCATATTAAATATGTGCCGGGGCATAAGACCGATCGCAATGACAGTGCCTGGATTGCAAAATTATTGCTAAGCGGGCTACTAAAGGGAAGTTTTATTCCACCGCAATACACTCGCGAATTACGGGAATTGTACCGATACAAACGTAAAGTAATAGGACAGCGGTCCAGTGAATATAACCGGTTACAGAACATTTTAGAGACAGCCAATATCAAATTGAGCACTGTAGTCAGTGATGTATTCGGTGTAAGTGGCTGGTCAATGATCACTGCCATTATTGAAGGAGAACAGGATCCTATGATATTGGCCAATTTGGCAAAAGGTAGGCTCAAAATCAAAAAACAAGAGCTTATTCTTGCATTAGAAGGCCATCTTAATGAGCATCACCGTTTTATGCTCAGCCTGTCTAAAACTGTTATTTTACAGCTAAATGACCTACTTGGTCAGGTGGATAACCGTATAGATCAGTACTTAAAAAATGGGAGGAAGAAGTAA
- a CDS encoding FecR family protein, protein MIPYIEQLMLEKLSGCISEEDDAQLRQLLETVPELSEIYKGMQEQLSQPISQAYLSKLDEGVLWEENKHRFIPRKFKWWYAAASILLILGLGGSLFYYKQPSKKQLANNPTGIVLQLANGQEIDLSDTTQSMMKVGSAQLHVSSKSLQYNAANATADMPMNVLRVPAGKDYKLVLADGTEVWMNAKSEIRFPMAFNGKTREVTVSGEAYFSVKQDPTRPFIVHAGDVSVDVLGTAFNINTYSSVNPRIALASGKVVLKSKNSAQVVQLSPGYEAVYNQQFFSIDAFDKRNTLGWMEGKYYFRNATLKDLGDVINRWFDIDVVFENSAVSRIDLTGILTKQDGLNDFLDNLGKTTGIKHELKDGVLTFR, encoded by the coding sequence ATGATACCATATATAGAACAATTAATGTTGGAGAAGCTGTCAGGATGTATTTCTGAGGAAGATGATGCGCAACTGAGGCAATTATTAGAGACCGTTCCGGAATTAAGTGAAATATATAAAGGAATGCAGGAGCAGTTGAGCCAGCCAATTTCACAGGCGTATTTGTCCAAACTGGATGAAGGTGTTTTATGGGAGGAGAACAAACACCGGTTTATACCTCGGAAATTCAAGTGGTGGTATGCAGCGGCAAGTATCCTGCTAATATTAGGATTAGGAGGTAGTTTGTTTTATTATAAACAACCGTCGAAAAAACAACTTGCAAATAACCCGACCGGCATTGTCCTGCAACTAGCCAACGGCCAGGAAATAGACCTCTCCGATACGACACAGTCCATGATGAAGGTAGGGAGTGCGCAATTACACGTATCTTCAAAAAGCTTACAATACAATGCCGCCAACGCAACTGCCGATATGCCAATGAATGTATTGCGCGTACCTGCCGGCAAAGATTATAAGCTTGTGCTGGCAGATGGAACAGAAGTATGGATGAATGCAAAATCAGAAATTCGTTTTCCAATGGCATTTAATGGAAAAACGCGGGAAGTAACCGTGAGCGGAGAAGCCTATTTTTCCGTAAAACAAGATCCTACCCGGCCTTTTATCGTACATGCCGGAGATGTGTCTGTAGATGTACTTGGAACAGCCTTTAACATCAACACCTACAGCAGTGTGAACCCGCGTATAGCATTGGCCTCAGGCAAGGTAGTATTAAAAAGCAAAAACAGTGCACAGGTGGTGCAGTTATCACCTGGCTATGAAGCAGTGTATAACCAGCAGTTCTTTAGTATCGATGCCTTTGATAAGCGAAATACCTTAGGATGGATGGAAGGGAAATATTATTTCAGAAACGCAACATTGAAAGACTTAGGTGATGTGATCAACAGATGGTTTGATATCGATGTTGTATTTGAAAATTCTGCTGTTTCCCGTATAGATCTTACCGGCATATTGACTAAGCAGGATGGATTAAATGATTTTTTGGACAACCTGGGAAAAACGACCGGCATTAAACATGAATTGAAAGATGGTGTGTTAACGTTCCGGTAA
- a CDS encoding RNA polymerase sigma factor, with translation MPEYPGDDIVLLLLKNGGAGDAFELIFKKYYRLMWTKAYLGTGDPTDADDLVQSVLCSIWEKQLYYKINGNLRTYLLVAVRNQVNDYHKIKSRRLKRIEKYAETVVDQSCGEEHNVISNEKFQQQLHELLREFPTQRQRAFNLVYLEHKKYHEVADNMGISVNSLKTHLKIAVKTLRNKLDLPYSE, from the coding sequence ATGCCTGAATATCCAGGAGACGATATTGTACTTCTATTATTAAAGAATGGGGGCGCCGGCGATGCATTTGAACTTATCTTTAAGAAATACTACAGACTAATGTGGACGAAGGCGTATCTGGGAACGGGAGATCCTACTGACGCTGATGACCTGGTCCAGTCTGTACTGTGCAGTATCTGGGAAAAACAATTGTATTACAAAATTAATGGTAACCTCCGTACCTACCTGCTGGTTGCGGTACGCAACCAGGTAAATGACTATCATAAGATAAAGTCGAGAAGACTTAAACGCATCGAAAAGTATGCTGAAACAGTCGTGGACCAATCGTGTGGGGAGGAGCACAACGTAATATCGAACGAAAAGTTTCAGCAGCAACTACATGAACTGTTGCGGGAATTTCCCACGCAGCGTCAGCGTGCATTTAACCTGGTATACCTGGAGCATAAGAAGTACCATGAGGTGGCAGACAATATGGGGATTAGTGTAAACTCATTAAAGACACACCTGAAGATCGCAGTGAAAACTCTGCGGAATAAGCTGGACCTGCCATATTCAGAATAA
- a CDS encoding TonB-dependent receptor, with translation MNRHSPLMKTASKHFAWQRTTIAFLLLFLNYQLRGQTISPPIVTIKGNNMTLESIFKSIEQQTDITFFYSGNIPKNDIIGQVNYSGAKVTTVLDDLLKGRNLAYEIKKNVILIRREDKPLPVEKPAAANQEPILSGQILAEDTKTPLPMATVMLKGTNIGATADQNGFFKLRLNGTSKVLVVQYVGYETREMNLTGKNNLEIMLSPKDNTIKDVVVVAYGTQKKTSMVSSITSINPKELKGPTSNLTTMLAGKIAGVISYQRSGEPGADNAQFFIRGVGTFGAGKVDPLILIDNIESSSRDLARLQPDDIAGFSVLKDATASALYGARGANGVILVTTKTGNIGKMKFNARLENATSSNTRNFALADNITYMKLANEATLTRNPLSALPYSQNKIDHTAAGDDPLLYPNNNWIKQLIKNHTNNQRYNINASGGSDKAKYYLAMTYNIDNGILKENELNNFSNNIKLRSYSILSNTTINLTKTTEALVSLKGQFDDYNGPVGGGAAVFYNAIWSNPVAFPAVYPSNLMPYVKHPLFGNALIPGGGALYVNPYAQSISGFQATNTSTLTAQLSLKQNLDAVTPGLSARVMAYTTRYAYFAVSRQYSPYYYQANTNEGKFSGLTLINDGSTGSVGATPTEYLTYSPGDKVVNTTTYAETALNYSRIFKDKHSVGGMLIGTIRNYITGNASTLQLSLPSRNLGVSGRFTYGYDNRYLFEYNFGYNGSERFATNHRFGYFPSVGGGWIVSNEKFFSSLADKVQQLKFRFTYGLVGNDQIGNSTDRFFYLSDVNLNGGAAGYFGTQFNYSRPTVAINRYENKDITWELSRQTNIGMDLTVFKDLTLTIDAYKQVRSNILMVRSTIPSSMGLQADISANSGKASSQGIDLMLNYTKTFEHSLWLQTRGTLTYAKSKLLVNEEPQYAANNQHLSKVGNSLGQIYGLVAEKLFVDDAEVSNSPIQYGRIMAGDIKYRDINGDGTISNADMVPIGFPTTPELIYGMLFSVGYKNFDISAAFQGSGRSSFIINSANTTPFYINGGNQNGLLQSIADDHWSEDNRNSYAFWPRLSNSISENNKQTSTWWLRSGSFLRLKSAEIGYNFSDRVLKKFRLSTGRIYVSGMNLATISAFKIWDPEMGDSGLGYPIQRVFNTGLSIGF, from the coding sequence ATGAACAGACATTCCCCGTTAATGAAAACGGCCAGCAAGCATTTTGCCTGGCAGCGAACCACTATTGCCTTTCTGTTGCTCTTTCTGAATTATCAATTACGTGGGCAGACGATCAGCCCCCCAATTGTAACGATCAAAGGGAATAATATGACCCTGGAATCGATCTTTAAATCGATAGAGCAACAAACCGACATCACCTTTTTTTATAGTGGCAACATCCCTAAAAACGACATCATTGGCCAGGTCAACTACTCCGGGGCCAAAGTGACCACCGTACTGGATGATTTATTGAAAGGGCGCAACCTCGCCTATGAAATTAAAAAAAATGTGATCCTCATTCGAAGGGAGGACAAGCCCCTCCCGGTCGAGAAACCTGCTGCCGCCAATCAGGAGCCCATACTCTCCGGCCAGATCTTAGCAGAGGATACCAAAACGCCATTACCCATGGCCACCGTCATGCTGAAAGGCACTAATATCGGTGCGACTGCCGATCAGAACGGGTTCTTCAAACTCAGGCTGAATGGCACCAGCAAAGTACTTGTGGTGCAATATGTAGGCTATGAAACCAGGGAAATGAACCTGACCGGGAAGAACAATTTAGAAATTATGCTCTCCCCAAAAGACAATACCATCAAGGATGTGGTGGTTGTAGCATATGGCACCCAAAAGAAAACCAGTATGGTCAGCTCCATCACCTCCATCAATCCCAAAGAACTGAAAGGCCCTACCTCTAACCTCACCACAATGCTGGCAGGAAAGATAGCAGGGGTGATCTCGTACCAGCGAAGCGGCGAACCGGGTGCTGACAACGCGCAGTTCTTTATCAGAGGTGTCGGTACCTTTGGCGCAGGTAAGGTAGACCCACTCATTCTCATCGACAACATTGAATCATCTTCAAGAGACCTTGCCAGGTTGCAACCTGATGATATCGCCGGTTTCTCTGTGCTCAAAGATGCGACTGCTTCCGCACTCTATGGCGCCAGAGGTGCGAATGGCGTGATCCTCGTTACTACTAAAACCGGCAACATCGGAAAGATGAAGTTCAATGCCCGTCTCGAAAACGCCACTTCTTCCAACACCCGCAACTTTGCACTGGCAGACAATATTACTTATATGAAACTGGCGAACGAAGCCACGCTCACCAGGAATCCACTCAGCGCGCTCCCCTATTCTCAAAATAAAATCGATCATACCGCAGCTGGCGACGATCCTTTATTATATCCCAATAATAACTGGATAAAACAGTTAATTAAAAATCACACCAATAACCAACGTTATAATATCAATGCCAGTGGCGGTTCTGACAAAGCCAAATACTACCTGGCAATGACGTATAATATTGACAATGGTATTCTGAAAGAAAATGAGCTGAATAATTTCAGCAATAACATCAAACTGAGGTCCTACTCTATCCTGTCAAACACCACGATCAATCTGACAAAAACGACAGAGGCACTCGTGAGTTTAAAGGGTCAGTTTGATGATTATAATGGTCCTGTAGGCGGTGGTGCGGCGGTGTTTTATAATGCGATCTGGAGCAATCCGGTGGCATTTCCGGCGGTGTATCCATCCAATCTGATGCCGTATGTAAAACATCCTTTATTTGGTAATGCCCTCATTCCAGGTGGTGGTGCACTGTATGTCAATCCATATGCACAATCCATTTCTGGTTTTCAGGCGACCAATACCAGTACACTCACTGCACAGCTCAGCCTAAAACAAAACCTGGATGCAGTAACACCCGGTCTTTCTGCGAGAGTGATGGCTTATACTACACGGTATGCGTACTTTGCCGTTTCCCGCCAGTATAGTCCTTATTACTACCAGGCGAATACCAATGAAGGAAAGTTTTCCGGGCTGACACTGATCAATGATGGTAGTACAGGTAGTGTAGGTGCTACGCCTACGGAATACCTCACCTATTCACCGGGTGATAAAGTTGTGAACACCACGACATATGCCGAAACAGCCCTGAATTATTCCAGGATCTTCAAAGACAAGCACAGTGTGGGTGGTATGCTAATCGGTACGATCCGAAACTACATTACAGGTAATGCTTCTACTCTGCAATTATCATTGCCCAGCAGGAACCTGGGGGTATCCGGCAGATTCACTTACGGCTATGACAACCGCTACCTGTTCGAATATAACTTTGGCTACAATGGTTCCGAACGTTTTGCTACGAACCATCGGTTTGGTTACTTCCCGTCTGTTGGTGGAGGCTGGATTGTGTCTAATGAAAAGTTCTTTTCCTCATTGGCTGATAAAGTGCAGCAGCTGAAGTTCAGGTTCACTTATGGTTTGGTGGGTAATGACCAGATCGGTAATTCAACTGACCGGTTCTTTTATCTATCTGATGTAAATCTGAATGGCGGCGCCGCTGGTTATTTCGGTACGCAATTTAATTATAGCCGACCCACCGTGGCTATCAATCGTTATGAGAACAAGGATATAACCTGGGAGTTGTCCCGCCAGACGAACATCGGGATGGACCTCACCGTCTTCAAAGATCTCACACTCACCATCGATGCTTACAAACAGGTACGTAGCAATATCCTCATGGTAAGAAGTACGATTCCTTCTTCCATGGGCCTGCAGGCTGACATCTCTGCCAACTCCGGCAAGGCCAGCAGTCAGGGTATTGACCTTATGCTGAATTATACCAAAACATTTGAACACAGCTTATGGCTGCAAACCCGTGGTACACTAACCTATGCAAAAAGTAAACTGCTGGTGAATGAAGAACCGCAATACGCTGCTAACAATCAACACTTATCAAAAGTAGGTAACTCATTGGGACAGATATACGGACTGGTAGCAGAGAAGTTGTTTGTCGATGATGCAGAAGTGAGCAACTCTCCTATACAATATGGACGTATCATGGCTGGTGATATCAAATACAGGGACATCAACGGAGATGGTACGATCTCTAATGCAGACATGGTACCGATCGGTTTTCCGACCACGCCAGAGTTGATCTATGGAATGCTCTTTTCTGTGGGCTATAAGAACTTTGATATCAGCGCTGCCTTTCAGGGTTCAGGCAGGTCTTCCTTTATTATTAATTCAGCGAACACGACACCTTTTTATATCAATGGTGGTAACCAGAATGGCTTGCTGCAGTCCATTGCAGACGACCACTGGTCAGAAGATAACCGGAACTCTTACGCATTCTGGCCAAGGTTAAGTAATAGCATTTCAGAGAATAACAAACAGACATCTACCTGGTGGCTGCGGAGCGGTTCCTTCCTTCGATTGAAATCAGCTGAGATCGGGTATAACTTTTCCGATCGGGTGTTGAAAAAATTCCGGCTCAGTACAGGTCGTATTTATGTAAGTGGTATGAACCTGGCTACAATCAGCGCCTTCAAAATATGGGACCCGGAAATGGGTGATTCCGGTCTGGGATACCCTATTCAGCGGGTTTTTAATACAGGATTGTCTATCGGGTTTTAA